A part of Dreissena polymorpha isolate Duluth1 chromosome 13, UMN_Dpol_1.0, whole genome shotgun sequence genomic DNA contains:
- the LOC127854753 gene encoding serine/threonine-protein kinase pim-3-like, giving the protein MRYHIGNLIQTGATARVFEAIRCTDKKVFAMKVVKNVKGLTSFPEEIVFNQTLKASGIKGVINMHEYALDYERDRYVMIMDYMPMDLHTYVSSRQTPMTEDECCNIISQIVNILLHMQNVVCVQHMDLKMENVLIDPETKEVKLCDFGHLAQIAHLWTDSTSIGTKCYWAPETIKEGRFYPKRTIVWQIGILAYDLLQEIPWDVYKDGNLQDLTFERYKSGRAVEFIQVCLEPDVRIRVELDELVYMRWIEEMNNNEMV; this is encoded by the coding sequence ATGCGGTACCACATTGGGAATTTGATTCAAACTGGCGCGACTGCTCGTGTGTTTGAAGCGATTCGCTGTACTGACAAAAAGGTTTTCGCCATGAAAGTCGTCAAAAACGTTAAGGGGCTGACTTCGTTTCCAGAAGAAATAGTATTCAACCAAACGTTGAAAGCATCTGGAATCAAAGGTGTCATTAACATGCACGAGTACGCTCTCGACTACGAAAGAGACAGATACGTGATGATCATGGACTACATGCCAATGGACTTACACACGTATGTGTCAAGCCGTCAAACACCGATGACCGAAGACGAATGCTGTAACATCATCAGTCAAATAGTCAACATTCTACTTCACATGCAAAATGTTGTTTGCGTGCAACATATGGACCTTAAAATGGAGAACGTGTTGATAGATCCTGAAACGAAAGAGGTTAAACTCTGTGATTTCGGACATTTAGCGCAAATAGCACATTTGTGGACGGATTCAACATCGATAGGGACGAAATGTTACTGGGCACCAGAAACTATTAAGGAAGGAAGATTCTACCCAAAGAGAACCATAGTATGGCAAATTGGCATTCTCGCTTATGACCTCTTACAAGAAATTCCATGGGATGTGTACAAAGACGGAAACCTGCAAGACTTGACTTTTGAACGTTATAAGTCTGGCAGGGCCGTGGAATTTATTCAGGTTTGCTTGGAACCAGACGTGCGCATTCGTGTGGAACTCGATGAATTAGTGTATATGAGGTGGATAGAAGAAATGAACAACAACGAAATGGTTTAA